In Oryza glaberrima chromosome 8, OglaRS2, whole genome shotgun sequence, the following are encoded in one genomic region:
- the LOC127782972 gene encoding uncharacterized protein LOC127782972, with protein MSSYGSGFRNSVPAQQGTTLYGTSYGATDSQSTASSYYNGSSKSTTGRVPAQQSSDYKSKTADQYYYNSISSSKSQQLGGAGAKSSKGTIKRYPTLNG; from the exons ATGTCGTCGTACGGGTCAG GATTTCGGAACTCGGTCCCTGCCCAGCAGGGAACAACATTGTATGGAACCTCCTATGGAGCTACTGACTCGCAATCAACGGCTTCATCGTACTACAATG GATCATCGAAAAGCACGACAGGAAGGGTGCCTGCGCAGCAATCTTCTGATTACAAGTCGAAGACTGCAGATCAGTACTACTATAACAGCATAAGCAGTAGCAAAAGCCAGCAGCTGGGAGGTGCTGGAGCAAAATCAA GCAAGGGCACGATTAAGAGGTATCCGACACTCAATGGTTGA